Genomic window (Granulicella arctica):
TGGGAGAGTCGGTTGTGATCAGCTCAGGATGCGCTGCCTCGAGGGCCTTCAGCCGCTCCATGCGCTCGTCGTACTGCGCGTCGGTCAGCTCTGGCGCGTCCATCACGTAGTAGAGGTGTTCATGGTGGCGCAGGTCGTCGCGGAGCGCCTGGATCTGCTGGTCGGGTGTGAGCTCGGAAACCATCCGCCAATTTTATCTGGAAGGCGCGATACGTTCGGTCTTTCGACGACACCATGTTCACGGGCCCCATAGATATTCGAAGAATTCGACAGGAAGACGTTATGAACAGCACCACCACACAAGACCTTCAGATCGATGAGACCGCGCTCAGGGCGCACGTCATCGTTCCCTCAAACATCCTCAACATCACCACGGAGAAGATCGATCTCAAGCAGCCGCCTGCCCACGCCATCCCGCATGGCCCACAGGTGGCTCACCTCAACGGAGCAGGCTTTTGCAATACGCTGCATGCCGCGCTCAAGAACTCCGTGACCGGATATGTCATGCAGCTCCAGCAGCATGGTTCGGTCATCTACACGCTCGAGTGGAACTGGGCGCAGACGCCGTCGGACGTGGCCACGGGCTGGAACCCACAGGTTCCGATGCACGTTGCCAGCCTCAGCAAGATGATCACGGCCATCTCGATGACCAAGGTTCTCGACGCGCACAACATCTCCTACGATGCCAGCATTGCGCCCTATCTGCCCCACTACTGGGTAAAGGGACCGAACATCGCGACCGTGAGCTTCCGGGAGTTGATGACGCACACCTCCGGCTTTACCAATGGCGGCGCGGACTTCCTCTCCGTGAAGGCACAGGTTGCCGCTGGTGTCCCCCTCCAGAAGCACGCGCAGTATGAGAACTCCAACTTCTCTATTCTTCGCATTCTGCTCTCGGTGATCCAGGGCGATATCGCTGTCGGCGCTACCTACGCTGTTCCCTTCAATGATCAGTTCTGGGACATCATCACGATCAACGGCTATCGCAACTACGTCAACGCAAACATCTTCCCGCAGACCGGATCGAACGGCACGCTTGCTCACAACGCCGGCGATGCACTCGCCTACAACAGCCCGGCTACAGGCCATGGCTGGAACTCCGGTGACCTCTCGACGGTCTGCGGTGCCGCTGGATGGCACTTCTCCGTCGCTCAGTTGCTCAAGATCATGGGCTCCTTCCGCCGCGGGAATACCATCATGTCGCCCGCACACGCGCAGCAGATGCTTGACAACATGTTCGGCATCGACTGGAAAGTCGCGCGGCCACTTGATGGCGCCTTCACCTACTCGAAGAATGGTCTGTGGGAGAACGGCTCCGGCCAGACGGAGCAGGCTGTCGCCTTCTACCTGCCTGAGGACATGGAGATGGCCGTCTTCGTCAATTCGCCCATCAACGCTGCTGCGAACTTCCTCGAGAACGTTGTGCGTGACGCGTACAACGGGAACATCGTCGCTTAGCAAAGATGCTGACGGGAGAATCGGCACAACAGACTGATTCTCCCGTCCAACGACCGTCTCCGCTCCAGATCGTCTCGGCATCCTGCATTACGGAACTCCCGGTCTACGCCCAGTGCTTGATCAACAGTGTGTTGAAGGAGTCCGCCTGCATTGTTCCCGGCACCTTCATGTCGCCGATGGTGACATCAACGGGTCGCTCCAGGCTGCTCTCATTGCGCAGGATGACAGCGACACTTCGATCAGGGTTCAGGAAGGCCAGCACGTCGTCGCAGGTGCCGTCGGTGGTCAGGCGCTTCGCTCCCGGCTGTACGAAGTGGCTCACATGCTTGAGAACGTAGTGCTCGTGGTTGAACTGGTAGCTGCCATCCGGCTTAACGGTGATCAGCGAGTTTTGCGGCCAGCCCCAGTGGCTTGCACCGCCGGGTAGCAGCGAGATGTTCCAGTACATGTAGCCGGTTGCGCCATCGGACAGATAATGCTTCATCAGGTTCCAGCAGTAGGCGGCATAACTCCAGTCATTCTTGCCGTCGCCGCACTCCTGCTCGGACTGGTAGATCGTCAGTGCCGGGTGCTCCTTGTGGATGGCAGCAAGCGCGGTCTTGCCCGCCCACTGCAGACCGACACCCTTGATCCAGCGCCCTGCCTCCGGGTCCGCCAACACATGGCTGAGCAGGTCTTTGTTACCCCGCTCCAGCGTTCCGAAGAAGACCTCGACGTTGCGTTTCGCCATCACCGGGCCGAGCCGCCGGATGAACTGAGCGAGGCCTTCCGGCGTCCAGGTACAGCTTGGAAAAGCCTGTGCTGAGTTGAACTCATTCTGCGGCATGACCATGCCGACCTCGATGCCCTGCTGTTTGTAGGCATCGATAAACTTGCCGAAGTATTCGGCGTAAGCCTCGAAAAAGCGCGGCTTCTGGATGAACATGTCCGTACCTTCTTTGCCGACCTGATCGGGACGAATGCCATTCGGAAGCCAGCCGGGAAACTGATCTGCCTCGGCGTAGAACTTGTTGCGTTTCATCCAACTCGGCGGGCTCCACGGCGAAGCCCAGAGCTTGAGTGCAGGGTTGTACCGCTGCGCGCTCTTGATAAATGGCACCAACGTTTCGAGGTCGTTCGCGATGCTGAAATGTTGGAGCGAGAAGTCGTCGGACGTTTCGTCGTAGGAGTACCAGCCGCGTGAGAAGTCGTTCGCGCCGACAGGCATGCGGCAGATCGTGAAGTTTGCGCCTTTGCCCGGTGCGAACATCTCTTCGAAGACGCTCGCGCGATCGGTGGGCGTCAGCTTCTGGAGCGACGTCCAGCCAAGCTCGTTGAAGCATGCGCCGAAGCCTCTGATGGCTGACTGCCCGGCTGGCTGTTCGGTCTCGAGGCTCACCGTCACGTCGAGGGTGTCCCACCGCCAGCCTGCCGGTCGAAGCGGCTGTAGCTGCCATGGTGCCGCCTGTGTGGTCGCGGTCCATGTCGGGGCGTTGGGAGGAACCGTCTCCTGAGTCGCAAATGCTCTTACGGGCAGCACCATTGCTGCAGATGATCCTGCGGCCAGCGTTGTGGCCTTCTTGAGAAAGGTCCGTCGATCCTGCTTCATGGTCAGCCTCGTTACCGCATGGCATCTGCTGCCTGCACCATCATCACACCGCCTCGATGATCAACTGTCAACGCACGGCTTTCCCGTTGCGGTACCCTCTCGAAGCGAACCTCCGCTATGCTGGCTGCATGGAACCAGTGACGCATTTCCTGACCGGGGCATGTTTGGCTCGCACCGGCCTGAATCGCAGGGCCGCCTACACCACGCTCGCCATGACACTCGCTGCCGAGGCTCCTGACCTCGACACTCTGTGGTCCGTTGATGGGCCGGTCGCGGGCTTTCAGCACCATCGCGGATGGACGCACACCTTCCTGGGCATACCGTTCGAAGCCGCACTGGTTGTGGGTCTCATCTGGCTGCTGCACCGCTGGCGGGTTAGGCGCGGGTATCCGACGCTTGCGCCGGTGCGGTGGGGGATGCTCTGGCTCTTCTCCGTAATCGCCCTGCTCAGCCACATCTTTCTGGACTGGACGAACAACTACGGCGTTCGGCCCTTCTTCCCGTTCAACGCGCATTGGTACGCAGGATCGTTCGTCTTCATCTTCGAGCCTGTTCTCTTCGCGATCCTGCTTGTTGCCTTGATTGCGCCTGCGCTCTTCGGGCTGGTCGGCAGCGAGGTCGGTGCGCGGCGGCAGCCCTTCCGCGGTCGAGGCTGGGCGATCGGCGGCCTGATCGCGATGCTCGCGCTCTGGGGCTGGCGGGCATCGGAGCACAGCAAGGCGATCGACCTCGCTACCGCTGGCGACTACGACGGTGCGCAAGTCCGTCGCGTCTTTGCGAGCCCTGAGCCGATCAATCCGTACCGCTGGCATGTTATCGCCGAGCTGCCCACGGCCTTCCAGCTTGGCGTCGCCGAAACGCTCAGCGGCACCCTCACCACCACGCCCGACGACCTGCTTTATAAACCTCCGACGACGATTGCTACACTCCCCGCGAAACGGAGTTGGCTTGGGGAGGTCTACCTTGACTGGTCCTCCTGGCCGATGGTCACCGACATCGGTCCCGATGGGGACGGTTTCACCGAGGTCACGTTTCGCGACCTACGCTTCATGTACGACACACCCTTCATGCGAGGCCGTACGATGCCTCCACTTGGCGGCATCGTCTACCTTGACGCCGACCGCCGGATCAAGATCATGGAGATGAACGGCCGACCGCAACACTAGCGGCTTCCATCCGTCTCATATCCACCGGGCTCTGAAATCGCTGTGACCCAATGCTGCACCAGAGGGAAGCCGCATGTTACGAAACGTCATCTTTGCCAGCCTGCTCGTCCTTACGCTCTGTGCTGCACCTGCTTTGCGCGCACAACAATCGCCTGCTTTGACGCCAGAGGCTAAGCAGCACATCCAGCAGGTTGAGGCCGGACTGACGCCGTCCATCATCCTCAAGGACGACCCCCACCCCACTCATACCCTTGCTGAACGCATGGCCGCGCTCCACATCCCCGGCGTCAGCATTGCCGTTATCCATCATGGTTCGATTGAATGGGCGCAGGGCTTCGGCGTCACCCGTCTTGACGGTCCACCGGTGACCCCGGAGACTCTCTTTCAGGCTGGTTCGATCAGCAAGCCGATCGCCGCTATCGCTGCGCTCCACCTCGTCCAGCAGGGCAAGCTTTCGCTCGATGCCGATGTCAACACGTACCTCACCAGTTGGAAGCTACCTGCCGCTCCTATCACCACTGGCAAGCCTGTCACTCTTCGCGAACTGCTCACGCACACCGGCGGCATTACGGTGCATGGCTTCCGTGGCTACGCAGCAGGTGAGCCCGTCCCTACGCTGGTGCAGGTGCTGAACGGCGAGAAGCCCGCGAATAGCGCACCTATCCGGAGCGAGGCCGCGCCGGGCGTCATCAACAACTACTCCGGCGGCGGCTATACGATCATGCAGCAGATGCTGATCGACATCACCAAGGAGCCCTTCCCAACGCTCCTCCACGACGTCGTCTTCGCACCTATCGGGATGACCTACAGCACGGACCAGCAGCCGCTGCCTGCCGATCGTATGGCTAACGCCGCCACGCCGTATTACACCGATAACAAGCCCGTCCCCGGAGGCCCACATACGTATGCCGAGTTGGCTGCTGCGGGACTCTGGACCACGCCCTCCGACCTTGCACGCTTCGCGATGGAGTTGCAGACTTCGCTCCAGGGCAAGTCGAACCACGTCCTCTCCACCGAGATGACGCGCCAGATGCTGACGCCTATCATGACCTCCGCCGGGCTTGGCCTCTTCATCAGCGGTGCGCCCACGAATCCCTACTTCTCGCATGGCGGCGTCAATGACGGCTTTGAGAGCATGATGGTCGCGTACGAACAGGGCGGCGATGGTGCCGTTATCATGACCAACGCGCAGGGCGGCTCCGCGATCGCGGACGAGATTTTGCATAGTATCGCCGCAGCCTACAATTGGCCGGACTACCACCCGACCGTCCGCACCGCCATTACCGTGGATCCGAAGATCCTCGCCACCTACACCGGCACATTCGAGCTGCAACCAAGTTTCAGCCTCGTCGTTACGGCCGAAGATGGCAAGCTGATGGTCCAGGGAACAGGCCAGCCGAAGTTCCCGGTGTACGCCGAATCCGAAACTAAATTCTTCCCACTCCTTTTCCCTGCCGAGATCGAGTTCGTCAAGGACGATCAAGGCAAGATCACGAACCTGATCCTGCATCAGGGCGGCCATGATATGAAGGCCATGAAGAAGTAACGATCACCTTCACTCTGTTTGAGGAGTTCCGAGTGCCTGCAGCCCCCGATGTCTACGACCTGATCGCCTACCCTGGCTTTGCCTACGCCAACACGCATCCTGATTCATTAGCCACGATGGCCATCCTGCACGGCCTGGATCCGACGCCCGTTGAACGATGCCGCGTCCTCGAAGTTGGCTGCAATGAAGGCTCCAATCTCATCCCGATGGCCTACAGCATTCCCGGGGGGGAGTTTGTAGGCTTCGATCTGGCGAGTGTTCCCGTCGCCCACGCGCAGCAACGCATCCGGCAACTCGGACTTACCAACGTTCGCATCTTCCAGGCGGATATCCTGACCGTCGGTGACGATCCGTCCCAGCCGTTAGGCACCTTCGACTACATCATCGCGCACGGCGTCTATGCCTGGGTGCCGGAGCACGTCCGCGACGCCCTGCTCGCCCTTTGCCGCGACCACCTCGCCCCGAACGGGATCGGCTTCATCAGCTACAACGCCCTGCCCGGCGGTCATCTGCGGGATCTCAACCGGGACATACTTTCGCTGCGCTCCACCGCCTCGGACGACCCGATCGAAGGCATCAACCAGGGTCTTGAGCTGATGCAGTTCGTAATTGAGGCGCGACCGGAGCACGATCCGCTTCGGCTGCTGCTGGAGTCGCAGATCAAACAGCTTCGCAAGCGTGGCCATGGCGTCATCTTCCACGATGAACTGGCTCCGGCACAGAGACCCGTTTCGGTGACGACCTTTGTCAGCCACGCTGGCGGGCACGGGCTCCGATATGTAAGCGAAGCCTCCATGCCGCCTCCGAACGACGCCTGCTTCCAGCCCAAGACCGCCGCCACCGCAAAGGCGATGGCCCATGGAGACTGGCTTGCCGAGGAGCAGATTCTCGACTTCGCCCGGATGCGCAAGTACCGCGAGACCCTGCTCTGTCGCACGGATCGCCCTGTGACGATCGACCTGCGCCTCGATCGTCTCAGCCTTCTGCGCTTCGCATCGCCCGCGCAGGTGGCCACGGCTGCGGACCCCGCAAAGCGCGTCTTCATCCTTCCGAACACGTTACAGATGGAGAGCCAGCACCCGGGAACCATCGCGCTCCTTGACCATCTGATCGCTGCATGGCCATCCTCGGTCCCTTTCGCCGAGATCGCGAGCCTCCTGACCTCGAATGATGTTGCGCTGGACGCCGAGTTCTTCACCCTGCTGATCCGCCTCGTCGTCGCGCGCGTCATCACGCTGCACACCTGGAAGGCTCCAGTGAGCAGCCGCGTTGGGAGGCGTCCGCTTGTGAGCGCCATTGCGCGGCAGGAGGCATCGACCGCCGATACGGTCACTACGCTGCTCCACACGACCCTCAGCGTCGCAGACCCTGTCGTCCGGGAGTTCGTTCTTCTGCTTGATGGCTCACGAGAACGGGGAGCACTCCTGAAAGCGTTCCAGCAGGCCCATCCTGACCAGCCCGAGGCATCGATCGTTGAAGGCATCGAGGCCACCCTGCAACTTCTGAACCGGGCTGGTACGCTCCTCGCGGACAATGCACAGGAGGAGACCGACCAGCAGGATTGAGTTGACCCACTGCTTCTGAAGGCCCAGAATTGAGACTGGCAGCTTCTTGTGCGCCTCCGTGTCTCTCCGGATTAAGGATCTTCCCCATGACAGCCTATGTAGCTCTCCTCGTCGCAGTTCTCAGCCGCCTTCTTCCCCACGCCTTCCACACCACCAGCGTCGGCTTTACTGCGGTGGGTGGCGGCCTGCTCTTCTTCGGAGCACGCCGGAGTCGCTGGCAGACGGTCTTCGCCGTGCTTGCCCTGATGGCGACCGACTACTACCTCACCGTCTGCGCATACTCCTACGCCTTCCACGCCAGCCACTATGTTGTCACCTGGGTCTGGTACGCGGCGGTCTGCCTGATGGGTCACCAGCTTCTCGCGGGTAAGCCTTCGGCCCTCAAGGTGGGTGGCGCAGTTCTCGCCTCGTCCACGTCGTTCTTCATCCTGAGCAACTTCGCGCTCTGGGCTGGCGGCACGCTCTACGCCCATACGCTTGCCGGTCTCGGGACCTGCTTTGTCACGGCGATTCCCTTCTACGCGAACGACGCCATGTCGACCGCTATCACCGCCGGCGCACTGTTTGGCCTACCCGCTCTTGCAGCCAGCATCGCTGAGAGTCTGCATGACGGACAGATCGCAAAGGCCTAACACGGATCAGTGCGGATGACACGAATTTGAGTGCAGCAGATCTTGCACTGATTGGTGTTATCCGCACTGATCGGTGTTAAGTTTTGTCTTCCTCTTCCGCGGGGAACTTTACTCCCCGCTTTCCATCGAAGAGCTTGCGGATCACGTAGATCGCGAGTAGCAGGAGCAGCACCCCACACCCGGCAAGGACCAGGCCGAAGTGATGGTGGAGCGCGCCCATTGCAGTTGTCAGAATCTTCTGTCCGAAGAAGATGATGAGGAACGACACCACCACGAAGCGGATGAACTTGCCCAGAAAGATCGCGCTGAAGTACCAGACCAGCCGCATCTCGAAGACGCCCGCAGCAAACTCGAACAGCTTCACGGGGAATGGCGGCGGCGCCATCGCGGGTAGCATGATCGCGAGAAACTCCTGCTTCTCGAAGCGATCGCGCAGCTTCTCGTAGCGCTCGCGATTGATCCGCTTCAGCAGGAAAAGCTCGCCGCCCGCACGACCAAGGAAGTAGGGCAGCAGGCTGCCGACGGCCGAGCCCAGCGCGGCCATCAGGCAATACACCACGGCCCGCGCATGGTCGTGTACGACGTAATCCACCACCATCGCATCGAGCGGCATGGGAATCGCCGCCGAATCGATCACCGCAATCGCGCCCACCCCCCACGCTCCCAACGGCTTGAGCAAGGCAAGGATGGCGAGATTCCACTTCATCAGAAAGCCGAAGCGGGAGTGATGCGGCGCCACGGCTCCGGCGGCGGCTACAGGATTAAATCTCATGGCTGGTCCTTGCCTCAGGACTACTTGACTCGGAGTTGCCAGGCTCATGGCTGCTCGGCTCATGCGAGGTCAGCCCTGCCAGCAGGTCGAGCGCATGGGGCAGCAGAGGCAGGATCGCCGCCAGCGAGGTCTCGGCACCCGCCGGGCTGCCCGGTAGATTCACAATGAGCGTGCTCCCCACCGTCCCGCAGACGGCGCGGCTCAGTGGCGCGAGTGGCGTGTGCTGCAGGCCATCGGCGCGCATCCGCTCCGCAAGACCCTCCACCAGCCGTTCACAGACCATCCGCGTCGCCTCGGGCGTCACATCGCGCGCGGCCAGCCCCGTGCCACCCGTGGTGACGATCAGGGATGCCGTGCGCGCGTGGTGCCGCAACGCTTCAACGATCTCGTCGAACTCGTCCGGCAAGACATGAGCCGCAGGGTTATGGGCACCGGCAGCAAGCAGCAGGCGCACCACCGCTGGACCGGAGAGGTCCTGCTGGGTGCCCTGAAAGCAGCGATCGCTAATCGTAAGGACTACTGTGCGGATATCGGAACGGAAGCGCGGAATCACAGGGCTTAGTTTACGGTACGGGGCACCGCTCAGCGTTAACAGATCACGCTATGGCTGCGAGTAGTAGCCCGTCCGCGTTCGTGCCGTCAGCCCTGGCTGACCAACCTGCACCTGGATCTGGTGATATTCGTCGGCATGGTCGGAGGGCGGCGCGTCGAACGAAATCTCGTAGTAAGCCTTCGTGTCGTCCATCACACGCTGTAGTTCGCCCGTAATGTCGTTGTTGGAGTTCAGCACGAGACCTCCGCTCTGGGTGGCGAGCACCTGCAGCCCAAGGTCGCCGAGATCGACCTTGCCCGCCTTGCTGACACCCTTGACGAACTCCTGGTAGTACGAGCTTCGCAGAACCGACTCACTCGCTCCGAGCGGATCGACACTGTAGAGCGTCATGCGCGCCTGCCGCATCTTGTTCGACATGTCGATGACCTCGGCGAAGATCTGGTCCTGCTGCTTGCGGTCGAGATCGACAGCCGGACCCGAGAGCAGCGGCCAGCCCGGCGAGATCCACAGGAGAATCTTGCGTCCTGGCCGGGCCGCCTCGCGTGCCGTAAGCTGCCGCAGGGCCACCATGGAGAGCTGGAACCGGTCCGACGCGCCATAGAAACCCGCAGACCGTCGAATATCCCGCAGGCCAATCGTGAACTTGTCCAGATCGGCGCTTAGCGCGTTTCCATCGGTGGAGAAGCCGTCCTGCACCTGCGTTCCCGTGTCCGTAAAGATCGCCAGCGACGTTGGGTGTGCCAGGTGGCCACCGTTGGCCTTCAGAAATGCTTCTATCTGCTGCCGCTCGTAGGCCACGCTCTGGAAGTTGGTGTTGACCGCGTCGACAAGGAGGACCACCTCGATCGGTGCCTGATCGGCGGTAAGCGCCTTGAATGAGGTAAGCGGGCGCGCAACCTTGTTATCCAGAAGCGTGAACTCCGGCTGCTGCAGACCACCTACCGGCTGACCCGACTTCGGCGTCACCACAACATCAAGAACAATCTTGTTTCCCGCATGGGGCGAAGAGGAGAGTGCTTCCTGCTGGGCCAATCCAAAACTTGTAGCAATGAGGGAGCAACCGAGAATCAGGCCGAGACGCGTACTGCTGTACATAAGTTCCCTTCGTCCGAGCGGAAGGCCGAAGTCTCCGTTGGAGCCTGCACGTAAATGCGCAGAGCGTAGATCTTTAGACGCGATTGGAGGCTACCGAGTTTCGGTTATCCCTCTGCCCAGACCATCAAGCACAATAGGGCATGCCTGCCGTCGCTACCAACCCCAACCGAAGCTGGAGCCGCCTCGACGGCGTCGATCTTCTGCGCGGCCTCGCCATCTTCTTCGTGCTGATGAATCACGTCAACATGCGCCTGCTTGGCACAAAGGTTCCGTACGCGAAGGGGCTGCCGGATCAACTCGTCTCCTCGCTCGTGTGGAACGGCCAGTATGGCGTGCAGATCTTCTTCGCCATCTCCGGCTTTCTCATCACCTCGACGACGCTGCGCCGCTGGGGATCGGTCGCCCGCGTGAGCATCTGCGACTTCTACCTGCTTCGCTTCGCCCGTATCGGACCGCTGCTGCTCCTGCTGCTGGCCATCCTGAGCACGCTGCACCTCGCGCACGTCGATGGCTTTATCGTCGGCCACAAGACCGGCGGCCTTGGTCGCGCCCTGTTCGCCGCACTCACCTTTCACATCAATCTGCTCGAAGCCCATCGCGGCTACCTTCCGCCAAGCTGGGACATCCTCTGGTCGCTCTCCGTCGAGGAGATGTTCTACCTCTTCTTTCCGCTCGCCTGCCGCCTCTTTCGTCGGGAGCGCTTCCTCGTGGTGCCGCTGCTCCTCTTCGTGGCGCTTGGTCCCATCGCCCGGTCGCACCTCTTCAATCACAACCCTGTCTGGCGCGAGTACTCCTACCTCGGCGGCATGGACGCCATCGCCCTCGGCTGCCTCACCGCGCTCTTCCTCGCCGGACGGCACCTCTCCCGAACTGCGGTACGACTCCTGTGTGGCTGCGGCGTCGCTGTACTCGTCTTCAGCCTTGGTTTCTCGCTGCGTGCCTACGCCTGGGGACTTGGCCACAACGGCCTCGACATGACGATCCTTGCCGTTGGCACCTGCATGGTGATCGCGGCGGCAGCCGAGTCCCGGTGGCGAGCACCACGCCTGCTCGCGCCGCTCCGCATCGTCGGCCAGCGCAGCTACGAGATCTACCTCACTCACATCTTTGCCGTCCTCGGGCTCTTCAGCTTGTTTCTAGCCGCTGGCAAGCCGATGCGTGCTGTTCCCGCCCTCTTTCTCGCCGTCCTCATCGTTGGACCGCTGCTGGGCTACCTGGTCGCTCGCATCTATTCGGAGCCAATTAATCGCCGGCTCCGCGCGCGTTGGAACGACGGACCAAGGCAGCTTGGCTCCGTCGTTGACAGTGGTCAGACAGCCCCGCTCGATTGAACGGAACGACGTGTGCGGCGCTGAGGAGTGTGAACTTCTCACCGAAGCTGCAAAGGATGAGAAAATAGAACCGGGATCGGTGCAACTCGAATCTAATGCGTCCATTTTCCCGATGCGGCGACGATCCGAACTTTATCGGTCCAACAAGCGTCTTACCTACTAGCTCATGCCTGCACCTTTTCTCGAAACACCCCCGAACCCGGTCGAATCATCCCAGACGACCAAGGTCCGCACTGGCCGCTATGGCGAGCTTGAGGAACATGAGATCGTTCGTCTGCTGGATACGCTTGATGACGAGCGCTCCAAAGCCCGCTTTCGCGAATCCATCTACATCTCGGTCTTTGTCTACATCATCGTCTCGTGGTTCGTCTTTTACGGTCCCCGAATCCTTTTTCACCAGCCGCGCCTCGTCAACCCCTTCGACGTATTGAAGCAGCGTGAGATGACCGAGTTGCAGGTCCCGCGCGATATAGCGAAGCAGTTGCAGCAGGCTCAGAAGAGCGGCAAGGCACCGAAGCAGCCAGCCGAACACCAGGTCGATCAGAAGACCCTCCAGGCCATGCGCAAGGCTGCACCGGCTCCGAAGCCTCTGCCTGCGACGCCGCAGCCGCAGCAGGCAGCGACACCTCCTCCGCCACCGCCGGTCCAGCAGGCGCAGCAGACGCCGCTGCCGCAGATTGAACGGCCTACCCAGCCTCAGTTGGAGAAGGTTCCCGATGCACCGAAGCCCTCGCCGAACTTCGGTGGTGGCAGCAAGAGCGCCGGGAGCACCATCCGCGATGCCATACAGGGTGCCACCAAGGATCGTGGCGGCAATGGCGACTACAGCAACGGCATCACGCCCTCGAAGTCAGGCGTCGGTACCGGGGTCGACATCCTCTCGGACACGATGGGCGTCAACTTCGACCCCTACCTGAAAAAGATCATGCGGCAGATCTACAACACCTGGATCCCGCTGATCCCCGAAGAGGCCCGCCCGCCGCTCAACAAGCAGGGCGTCACCCAGCTTCGCATCACGATCATGCCCGACGGCAGGCTTCATGTTCAGGACGGCAGCAACGACGGCATGGTCCTCGAAGGCTCGTCCCACGACGATGCACTCAACCGTGCCGCATGGGGATCGGTCACTGGCGTGGGTCAGTTCCCTCCGCTGCCCAGCGAATTTCACGGCCCAAATTTGACCCTGCGTATTCACTACCTGGTTAACATGAAGCAGGAGTAGTGGACACCCCTGCGGAACTGCAACAGCGACGGCGACAGGTACGTGGCCTCCTCGTGATCGCAGCCCTTGTCCTCGCGGGCAGCCTCTGGCGAGCGGGAGCTGCACGGGTCTTCACTCTCGGATGGTGGCGGCTTTGGTAGACACGCCGCTCATCGTTCTCGCAGGCCCAACGGCAAGCGGGAAGACCGCACTCGCCATCCATCTAGCGGAAGAGTTCGGCGGGGAGATTGTTAGCTGCGACTCGGTCGCGGTCTACCGCGGCATGGAGATTGGCACGGCCAAGCCCTCCGTCGCAGAGCGTTCCCTGGTTCCCCATCACCTGATCGACGTCGTCTGGCCGGACGAGGCATGCACCGCCGGAGACTACAGCCATCTCGCCCGCGAATCGCTCATCGGCATCCGTGAGCGCGGTCACCTGCCCATCGTCGCGGGCGGTACGGGCCTCTACCTGCGCGCGCTGATCGATGGGCTCTTCCCCTCTCCGCCGCGCCAGGACGAGCTTCGGGATCGCCTGCGCAAGAGGGCGGAAGGCAAAGGCGCGGCGTATCTGCACCGCATCCTGTGCCGACTCGACCCTGCTGCGGCGAAGGTCATTCATCCCAACGATGTGTCGAAGGCGATTCGCGCCATTGAGGTCAGCCTGGCGGCGCGACAGCCCCTGACGGAGCAGTGGCAGAAGGGCCGCGATGCGTTGACTGGGTACGGCATCCTGCGGCTCGGCTTGAATCCGCCTCGGGAGCGGTTGTATGAGCGCATCAACCTGCGCGCTGCGGCGATGTTCGAGCGCGGGCTGGTTGAGGAGACGGAGCAGTTGGTGGAGCGATATGGCTTTGAGTGCAGGCCGTTCACCTCGCTCGGCTACGCAGAGGCAATTGCTGTGCTGCGAGGCGAATGCACGCGGGATGACGCTATCAGGCGCGCCCAGCAGGGGCATCGCAACTACGCCAAGCGGCAGGGGACGTGGTTCCGACGGGAGCCGGAGATGCACTGGCTGG
Coding sequences:
- a CDS encoding serine hydrolase domain-containing protein; the encoded protein is MNSTTTQDLQIDETALRAHVIVPSNILNITTEKIDLKQPPAHAIPHGPQVAHLNGAGFCNTLHAALKNSVTGYVMQLQQHGSVIYTLEWNWAQTPSDVATGWNPQVPMHVASLSKMITAISMTKVLDAHNISYDASIAPYLPHYWVKGPNIATVSFRELMTHTSGFTNGGADFLSVKAQVAAGVPLQKHAQYENSNFSILRILLSVIQGDIAVGATYAVPFNDQFWDIITINGYRNYVNANIFPQTGSNGTLAHNAGDALAYNSPATGHGWNSGDLSTVCGAAGWHFSVAQLLKIMGSFRRGNTIMSPAHAQQMLDNMFGIDWKVARPLDGAFTYSKNGLWENGSGQTEQAVAFYLPEDMEMAVFVNSPINAAANFLENVVRDAYNGNIVA
- a CDS encoding glycoside hydrolase family 30 protein; this encodes MKQDRRTFLKKATTLAAGSSAAMVLPVRAFATQETVPPNAPTWTATTQAAPWQLQPLRPAGWRWDTLDVTVSLETEQPAGQSAIRGFGACFNELGWTSLQKLTPTDRASVFEEMFAPGKGANFTICRMPVGANDFSRGWYSYDETSDDFSLQHFSIANDLETLVPFIKSAQRYNPALKLWASPWSPPSWMKRNKFYAEADQFPGWLPNGIRPDQVGKEGTDMFIQKPRFFEAYAEYFGKFIDAYKQQGIEVGMVMPQNEFNSAQAFPSCTWTPEGLAQFIRRLGPVMAKRNVEVFFGTLERGNKDLLSHVLADPEAGRWIKGVGLQWAGKTALAAIHKEHPALTIYQSEQECGDGKNDWSYAAYCWNLMKHYLSDGATGYMYWNISLLPGGASHWGWPQNSLITVKPDGSYQFNHEHYVLKHVSHFVQPGAKRLTTDGTCDDVLAFLNPDRSVAVILRNESSLERPVDVTIGDMKVPGTMQADSFNTLLIKHWA
- a CDS encoding metal-dependent hydrolase, which translates into the protein MEPVTHFLTGACLARTGLNRRAAYTTLAMTLAAEAPDLDTLWSVDGPVAGFQHHRGWTHTFLGIPFEAALVVGLIWLLHRWRVRRGYPTLAPVRWGMLWLFSVIALLSHIFLDWTNNYGVRPFFPFNAHWYAGSFVFIFEPVLFAILLVALIAPALFGLVGSEVGARRQPFRGRGWAIGGLIAMLALWGWRASEHSKAIDLATAGDYDGAQVRRVFASPEPINPYRWHVIAELPTAFQLGVAETLSGTLTTTPDDLLYKPPTTIATLPAKRSWLGEVYLDWSSWPMVTDIGPDGDGFTEVTFRDLRFMYDTPFMRGRTMPPLGGIVYLDADRRIKIMEMNGRPQH
- a CDS encoding serine hydrolase; the encoded protein is MLRNVIFASLLVLTLCAAPALRAQQSPALTPEAKQHIQQVEAGLTPSIILKDDPHPTHTLAERMAALHIPGVSIAVIHHGSIEWAQGFGVTRLDGPPVTPETLFQAGSISKPIAAIAALHLVQQGKLSLDADVNTYLTSWKLPAAPITTGKPVTLRELLTHTGGITVHGFRGYAAGEPVPTLVQVLNGEKPANSAPIRSEAAPGVINNYSGGGYTIMQQMLIDITKEPFPTLLHDVVFAPIGMTYSTDQQPLPADRMANAATPYYTDNKPVPGGPHTYAELAAAGLWTTPSDLARFAMELQTSLQGKSNHVLSTEMTRQMLTPIMTSAGLGLFISGAPTNPYFSHGGVNDGFESMMVAYEQGGDGAVIMTNAQGGSAIADEILHSIAAAYNWPDYHPTVRTAITVDPKILATYTGTFELQPSFSLVVTAEDGKLMVQGTGQPKFPVYAESETKFFPLLFPAEIEFVKDDQGKITNLILHQGGHDMKAMKK